One part of the Denticeps clupeoides chromosome 16, fDenClu1.1, whole genome shotgun sequence genome encodes these proteins:
- the rpl13 gene encoding large ribosomal subunit protein eL13 — translation MAPSRNGMILNPHFHKDWQKRVRTWFNQPARKLRRRKARQAKALRIAPRPVAGPLRPVVRCPTIRYHSKVRAGRGFTLEELKAAGIHKRTARTIGISVDTRRRNRSTESLQANVQRLKEYRSKLILFPRKAAAPKKGDSSPEELKMATQLVGPVMPIKNVYKKEKARVISEDEKNFKAFASLRMARANARLFGIRAKRAKEAAEQDVEKKK, via the exons ATGGCCCCTAGCCGGAATGGCATGATCCTGAACCCGCATTTCCACAAGGACTGGCAGAAGAGGGTACGGACGTGGTTCAACCAGCCTGCCAGGAAGCTCCGCAG GCGTAAGGCTCGCCAGGCGAAGGCCCTTCGCATCGCTCCTCGTCCCGTTGCCGGGCCCCTCCGGCCGGTGGTGAGATGCCCCACCATCAGATACCACAGCAAGGTTCGCGCCGGACGGGGCTTCAccctggaggagctgaag GCGGCAGGAATCCACAAGAGGACAGCCCGCACCATCGGCATCTCTGTGGACACTCGCCGTCGCAACCGGTCCACCGAGTCGCTGCAGGCCAACGTGCAGAGGCTGAAGGAGTACCGCTCCAAACTCATCCTCTTCCCCAGGAAGGCCGCTGCTCCCAAGAAGGGCGACAGCTCT CCAGAGGAACTGAAGATGGCAACGCAGCTCGTCGGACCGGTCATGCCCATTAAAAAC GTGTACAAGAAGGAGAAGGCCCGCGTCATCTCCGAGGATGAGAAGAACTTCAAGGCTTTTGCCAGCCTGCGTATGGCCCGTGCCAATGCCCGTCTGTTTGGCATCCGTGCCAAGAGGGCAAAGGAGGCAGCAGAGCAGGAtgtggagaagaaaaaataa
- the gcshb gene encoding glycine cleavage system protein H (aminomethyl carrier), b has protein sequence MAMRVALRSVSANLWPALATWKAAGSRALSAGLSADLKFTEKHEWVRVDGGVGTVGISRFAQEALGDVVYCGLPEVGTKLEQTEEFGVLESVKAASELYSPLTGEVTEINTTLTENPGLVNSSCYEAGWLIKMTINNPGELDALMDESAYEKFVKSLDG, from the exons ATGGCGATGCGCGTGGCGCTCCGGTCCGTCTCGGCGAACTTGTGGCCGGCGCTGGCGACGTGGAAGGCCGCCGGTAGCCGCGCGCTGAGCGCCGGACTCTccgcag ATCTCAAATTCACAGAAAAGCACGAGTGGGTTCGAGTGGACGGCGGAGTCGGCACCGTGGGAATCAGCCGCTTCGCCCAG GAAGCGCTCGGCGATGTCGTGTATTGTGGACTTCCAGAGGTCGGAACGAAACTTGAACAGACGG agGAGTTTGGTGTTTTGGAAAGCGTCAAAGCAGCTAGTGAGCTGTATTCTCCACTGACTGGCGAGGTAACGGAAATCAATACCACGCTGACGGAGAACCCTGGTCTCGTCAACTCCTCCTGCTACGAAGCTG GCTGGTTGATTAAGATGACCATAAACAACCCTGGAGAACTTGATGCCTTGATGGATGAATCGGCTTATGAAAAATTTGTCAAGTCTCTTGATGGCTAG
- the kars1 gene encoding lysine--tRNA ligase isoform X2, producing MADGVVVDGDKLSKNELKRRMKAEKKAAEKEAKTKVQVEQKETNDKPEQILFGADEETLDPNQYYKIRTQAIQALKGSAEDPYPHKFNVDVSLTDFLERYSHLQPGDHLSDVLLNVAGRIHAKRASGAKLLFYDLRGEGVKLQVMANSKNYKSEEDFVHINNKLRRGDIIGVRGNPGKTKKGELSIIPMEMTLLSPCLHMLPHLHFGLKDKETRFRQRYLDLILNDFVRQKFVTRAKIITYMRSFLDQLGFLEIETPMMNLIPGGAVARPFVTYHNELDMNLYMRIAPELYHKMLVVGGIDRVYEIGRQFRNEGIDMTHNPEFTTCEFYMAYADYNDLIEITEELLSGMVKHITGGYKVTYHPDGPEGQAYEIDFTPPFRRISMVHDLEKVMGVKFPAPDTYDSNETRKFFDELCAQKGVECSPPRTTARLLDKLVGDFLEVTCINPTFICDHPQIMSPLAKWHRSQKGLTERFELFVMKKEICNAYTELNDPIRQRELFEQQAKAKAEGDDEAMFIDETFCNALEYGLPPTAGWGMGIDRVAMFLTDSNNIKEVLLFPAMKPDDNKPAPPTEGSSV from the exons ATGGCGGACGGAGTGGTTGTGGATGGAGACAAACTCAGCAAAAA TGAGCTGAAAAGACGCATGAAAGCTGAGAAAAAGGCAGCGGAGAAGGAAGCCAAGACAAAAGTACAGGTGGAGCAGAAGGAGACCAATGACAAGCCAGAGCAGATCCTCTTTGGGGCTGATGAGGAGACCCTAGACCCCAAT CAATATTACAAGATCCGCACTCAGGCCATCCAGGCCCTGAAAGGATCAGCAGAAGACCCCTACCCTCACAAGTTCAACGTAGATGTGTCCCTTACAGATTTTCTTGAGCGATATAGCCATCTACAGCCAGGGGATCACCTAAGCGATGTCCTCCTCAATGTGGCTG GCCGCATTCACGCCAAGAGGGCCTCCGGTGCCAAGCTTCTGTTTTATGACCTGCGAGGGGAAGGAGTGAAGTTGCAGGTCATGGCAAACTCAAA GAATTATAAGTCTGAAGAAGACTTTGTTCACATCAACAATAAACTGAGGCGGGGAGATATCATTGGTGTCCGGGGCAACCCAGGAAAGACAAAGAAAGGAGAGCTGAGCATCATCCCCATGGAGATGACTCTTCTGTCCCCCTGTCTGCACATGCTTCCTCACCTCCATTTTGGCCTTAAGGACAAG GAAACACGGTTCCGCCAGCGCTACCTGGACTTGATTCTGAATGACTTTGTGAGGCAGAAGTTTGTAACACGAGCCAAGATCATTACCTACATGCGTAGCTTCCTGGATCAGCTTGGCTTTTTGGAG ATTGAGACTCCTATGATGAACCTCATCCCTGGTGGTGCAGTTGCACGCCCTTTTGTCACGTATCACAATGAGCTGGACATGAACCTTTACATGAGAATCGCACCAGAGTTGTACCATAAG ATGTTGGTAGTGGGAGGCATTGACCGTGTCTACGAGATTGGCCGGCAATTTCGAAACGAAGGCATTGACATGACTCACAACCCTGAGTTCACCACTTGTGAGTTTTACATGGCCTATGCTGACTACAATGATCTGATTGAGATCACAGAGGAACTGCTCTCAG GAATGGTGAAACACATTACTGGAGGTTATAAGGTCACGTACCATCCTGATGGTCCAGAGGGGCAGGCTTACGAGATTGATTTCACTCCTCCATTCAGAAGGATCAGCATGGTTCATGATCTGGAGAAGGTAATGGGTGTGAAGTTCCCAGCACCAGACACATACGACAGTAATG AGACACGCAAGTTCTTTGATGAGCTGTGTGCCCAGAAAGGAGTGGAGTGCTCTCCTCCTAGAACCACCGCCCGGCTCCTTGATAAG tTGGTGGGAGACTTCCTGGAAGTAACATGCATAAATCCCACATTCATTTGCGACCATCCACAAATTATGAGTCCCCTTGCCAAGTG GCATAGATCACAGAAGGGGTTAACTGAGCGCTTTGAGCTCTTTGTGATGAAGAAAGAGATCTGCAATGCCTACACGGAGTTAAATGACCCTATTAGACAGAGGGAGCTCTTTGAGCAGCAAGCTAAA gCAAAGGCGGAGGGTGATGATGAGGCTATGTTCATTGATGAGACATTCTGTAATGCCCTGGAGTACGGCCTGCCACCCACAGCAGGATGGGGAATGGGCATTGATCGTGTCGCCATGTTTCTCACAGACTCCAACAACATCAAG gaggttcttCTCTTTCCTGCCATGAAGCCTGATGACAACAAGCCAGCACCGCCCACAGAAGGCTCCTCTGTTTAA
- the kars1 gene encoding lysine--tRNA ligase isoform X1: protein MFTLVHLARRQVCHALGVRAQRLKFARPIPASVPALIQGNRWQGGRSELKRRMKAEKKAAEKEAKTKVQVEQKETNDKPEQILFGADEETLDPNQYYKIRTQAIQALKGSAEDPYPHKFNVDVSLTDFLERYSHLQPGDHLSDVLLNVAGRIHAKRASGAKLLFYDLRGEGVKLQVMANSKNYKSEEDFVHINNKLRRGDIIGVRGNPGKTKKGELSIIPMEMTLLSPCLHMLPHLHFGLKDKETRFRQRYLDLILNDFVRQKFVTRAKIITYMRSFLDQLGFLEIETPMMNLIPGGAVARPFVTYHNELDMNLYMRIAPELYHKMLVVGGIDRVYEIGRQFRNEGIDMTHNPEFTTCEFYMAYADYNDLIEITEELLSGMVKHITGGYKVTYHPDGPEGQAYEIDFTPPFRRISMVHDLEKVMGVKFPAPDTYDSNETRKFFDELCAQKGVECSPPRTTARLLDKLVGDFLEVTCINPTFICDHPQIMSPLAKWHRSQKGLTERFELFVMKKEICNAYTELNDPIRQRELFEQQAKAKAEGDDEAMFIDETFCNALEYGLPPTAGWGMGIDRVAMFLTDSNNIKEVLLFPAMKPDDNKPAPPTEGSSV, encoded by the exons ATGTTTACCTTGGTACATCTTGCGAGGCGGCAGGTGTGCCACGCCCTTGGGGTCAGGGCCCAGAGGTTGAAATTTGCTCGGCCTATCCCAGCATCTGTTCCTGCGCTAATTCAGGGAAATCGCTGGCAAGGTGGCAGAAG TGAGCTGAAAAGACGCATGAAAGCTGAGAAAAAGGCAGCGGAGAAGGAAGCCAAGACAAAAGTACAGGTGGAGCAGAAGGAGACCAATGACAAGCCAGAGCAGATCCTCTTTGGGGCTGATGAGGAGACCCTAGACCCCAAT CAATATTACAAGATCCGCACTCAGGCCATCCAGGCCCTGAAAGGATCAGCAGAAGACCCCTACCCTCACAAGTTCAACGTAGATGTGTCCCTTACAGATTTTCTTGAGCGATATAGCCATCTACAGCCAGGGGATCACCTAAGCGATGTCCTCCTCAATGTGGCTG GCCGCATTCACGCCAAGAGGGCCTCCGGTGCCAAGCTTCTGTTTTATGACCTGCGAGGGGAAGGAGTGAAGTTGCAGGTCATGGCAAACTCAAA GAATTATAAGTCTGAAGAAGACTTTGTTCACATCAACAATAAACTGAGGCGGGGAGATATCATTGGTGTCCGGGGCAACCCAGGAAAGACAAAGAAAGGAGAGCTGAGCATCATCCCCATGGAGATGACTCTTCTGTCCCCCTGTCTGCACATGCTTCCTCACCTCCATTTTGGCCTTAAGGACAAG GAAACACGGTTCCGCCAGCGCTACCTGGACTTGATTCTGAATGACTTTGTGAGGCAGAAGTTTGTAACACGAGCCAAGATCATTACCTACATGCGTAGCTTCCTGGATCAGCTTGGCTTTTTGGAG ATTGAGACTCCTATGATGAACCTCATCCCTGGTGGTGCAGTTGCACGCCCTTTTGTCACGTATCACAATGAGCTGGACATGAACCTTTACATGAGAATCGCACCAGAGTTGTACCATAAG ATGTTGGTAGTGGGAGGCATTGACCGTGTCTACGAGATTGGCCGGCAATTTCGAAACGAAGGCATTGACATGACTCACAACCCTGAGTTCACCACTTGTGAGTTTTACATGGCCTATGCTGACTACAATGATCTGATTGAGATCACAGAGGAACTGCTCTCAG GAATGGTGAAACACATTACTGGAGGTTATAAGGTCACGTACCATCCTGATGGTCCAGAGGGGCAGGCTTACGAGATTGATTTCACTCCTCCATTCAGAAGGATCAGCATGGTTCATGATCTGGAGAAGGTAATGGGTGTGAAGTTCCCAGCACCAGACACATACGACAGTAATG AGACACGCAAGTTCTTTGATGAGCTGTGTGCCCAGAAAGGAGTGGAGTGCTCTCCTCCTAGAACCACCGCCCGGCTCCTTGATAAG tTGGTGGGAGACTTCCTGGAAGTAACATGCATAAATCCCACATTCATTTGCGACCATCCACAAATTATGAGTCCCCTTGCCAAGTG GCATAGATCACAGAAGGGGTTAACTGAGCGCTTTGAGCTCTTTGTGATGAAGAAAGAGATCTGCAATGCCTACACGGAGTTAAATGACCCTATTAGACAGAGGGAGCTCTTTGAGCAGCAAGCTAAA gCAAAGGCGGAGGGTGATGATGAGGCTATGTTCATTGATGAGACATTCTGTAATGCCCTGGAGTACGGCCTGCCACCCACAGCAGGATGGGGAATGGGCATTGATCGTGTCGCCATGTTTCTCACAGACTCCAACAACATCAAG gaggttcttCTCTTTCCTGCCATGAAGCCTGATGACAACAAGCCAGCACCGCCCACAGAAGGCTCCTCTGTTTAA